A segment of the Paraburkholderia fungorum genome:
TATTTCATTGTCGAAGTAGACGATAACCGTACCGTTCATCACGCGATATCGACCTCGAAACACGGTGCCATTGAGTTCAATTTCGATTCCCTTGGCTGTTTCATAATCTTCGACCATTGACTCCGCTCTGTTTAATTTTTTGAGGCATGGAACTTACCTAAGCGGATGTCGTACGTCAATGATTAAGGTGTAAAGTTCCTTACATTTTTTTCTCGAACGGAAGATCGCGAGTCAAACGCGGGATTTCGATTTCCTATTCGCTTCCTTTTGATGTGCTATTGCGTGGTAATCGACTTGCTGGACAGATTTTTAATCCTCGCCCGTAATTGCGTACGGACCTCGTCCGTCACGGCGGCGGGAAGCGGAATGTAGTCGAGGTTTTCGGCAGCCTGTTGACCATTGGTGAGCGCCCAATCGAAGAACTTCAGCGTTTCGCCGCTGCGCTCTGGTAGTGCGGACGCGTTTCGAAGCAGCACAAACGTTGCGCCGACAACCGGCCACGCGTTCTTGCCAGGCTCATTCGTCAGAATCGGTACGAGTGAATGGGACCAGTCGGCGCTGGCTGCTGCTGCTTTGAATGTCTCCGGGCCCGGTTTAACCACGACACCGGCTGCATTTTTCATCGCGACATACGACATGCGGTTCTGCTTCGTGAAGTCCCATGCAACGTAGCCGATTGCGCCCGGCAGGATCTGCACGAAGGTCGCCACGCCTTCGTTGCCTTTGCCGCCTATACCACGGGGCCAGCGTACGGTCGTGCCTTCTCCGATCCTGCTTTTCCATTCCGGGTTGACCTGCGACAGAAAGTGCGTCCAGATTAGCGTCGTGCCGGAACCGTCGAGACGCCGGACTACGGCAATCGGCGTATCGGGCATTTTCATTCCGGGGTTGATCGCAACGATCGCGGGATCGTCCCAGTAAATTATTTTGCCGAGAAAGATGTCGCCGAGCACCTGGCCCGTCAACGTCACCTCGCCCGATTTGATACCGGGAAGATTGACGACCGGCACGACGCCGCCGATCACCGTCGGAAACTGGAACAGGCCGTCTTTCACGAGTTCTGCGTCGCTGAGCGGCGCGTCGGAGCCGGCGAAATCCAC
Coding sequences within it:
- the pstS gene encoding phosphate ABC transporter substrate-binding protein PstS; the protein is MLTIGLVSAVSAISGRAADITGAGSTFAAPIYTRWASAYQGAGGGKVNYRGVGSTDGLRQIVASQVDFAGSDAPLSDAELVKDGLFQFPTVIGGVVPVVNLPGIKSGEVTLTGQVLGDIFLGKIIYWDDPAIVAINPGMKMPDTPIAVVRRLDGSGTTLIWTHFLSQVNPEWKSRIGEGTTVRWPRGIGGKGNEGVATFVQILPGAIGYVAWDFTKQNRMSYVAMKNAAGVVVKPGPETFKAAAASADWSHSLVPILTNEPGKNAWPVVGATFVLLRNASALPERSGETLKFFDWALTNGQQAAENLDYIPLPAAVTDEVRTQLRARIKNLSSKSITTQ